The sequence AAAACGCAGAAGAGCTAAGAGATGTAGTACGAAAAGTGCCGTTAGATCGTTTATTAGTGGAAACAGATTCTCCTTATCTTGCACCGATTCCATACCGTGGCAAACCGAACCAACCGGCTTATGTAAGGGAAACTTGTGAATATGTTGCGACGTTAAAAGGTGTATCAACGCAAGAATTAGCTCGCATTACAACTGAAAATGTGCAACACTTATTCAAAATTCAATTATAAGGAACAAATATGAGAGCCATACTCAAATATTTTTTAATTCTAGTTTCACTATCATTCTTTATTGTCATTGGTGGAGCAGTAAACTATGCTATGCCAAGTTATGAAGATACTGTGGTAACTGGTATGGAAGTTCGCCGGATGGATAAAGACGGCATTATCAGCAAATCTAATCCTGCCGATGGTGAAGTACGCGATGTCTATTTCTTATTTACCGAAGAACCTGAAACGAAAAAAGTGATGGTCTATCGTAATGAAGATACCGGCTGGGGCTTGCCGCCTTATTTCAAATTTGGCTCTGCTGACATTCAAGCTAAAGCTCAAGCTTACGCTAATGAAAAGCAACGTGTACAAATAAAATATTACGGCTGGAGAATCAACTGGCTGAATGAATTTAGAAATATCGTTTCAATCAAACCACTGGCAGAAGCTGAAACTGTGAGTAAACCCATTATGACCTACGTACTTTATGCAATACTTGCCTTTTTATTCTTCTTATCAGTACAACTGATTCGCGGTATTTTTAAAGATTAATCTCTTTTACTTAATTCCTTTGACAAACGGTTTAATTTTGTAAAAAATTAAACCGTTTTCTTTTTAATACTAAATAGCCGATGATTTACTACTTTATTGCTGATCTCCATCTAAACGAAAATCAACCTGAAATCACCCAGCATTTTTTGCAATTTATGCAAAAAAAAGCACCGCTTGCAAAAGCGGTTTATATCTTGGGGGATCTGTTCGACTTTTGGATTGGTGATGATGAGGAATCTGAGCTCATCTCACAAGTCAAAACCGCAATCAAAACGCTCACTACAAGCGGTGTAAAATGCTATTTTATTTGCGGAAATCGTGATTTCTTAATCGGCAAACGATTTAGCCAACAAACAGGGATAGAAATTCTACCGGATTATCAATTGCTCGATCTATTTGGCAAACAAACCTTACTCTGCCATGGCGACACTCTCTGTATTGACGATATCAAATATCAAAAATTCCGTAAGAAAGTACATCAAAAATGGCGACAAGCTCTCTTCCTCTCCCTGCCACTCTCTTGGCGTATTAATATTGCCCGGAAAATTCGTGCAAAAAGTCAGCAAGAGAAACAGCACAAATCAGCCTATATTATGGATGTTAATCCTCAATTTACAGCAGATATCATGGGAAAATTTAATGCAGTACAGCTAATTCATGGACATACCCATCGCCAAGCAATTCACAAAGAGCAAAACTTTACCCGCATAGTATTAGGAGATTGGAAAAAAGACTACGCCTCAATTTTAGAGGTCAGTGAACAAGGAACAAAATTTATATGATTGATGTCATTATTCCTTGCTACAACGCGGAAGCCACCTTAGTACGTGCGGTACAAAGTGCCCTCAACCAACCTGAATTAAATCTGATTTGGTTAGTGGATGACAGCTCAACCGATAATACGCTAGCACTCGCTCAACATCTGCAAGCACAAGTGCCAAATAAAATCCAAGTAGAGCAAATGCCTAGAAATGGTGGGGTAGCAAAAGCGCGTAACTGGGGAGCATTACAAAGTGAAGCAGAATTTATCGCCTTTTTAGATGCTGATGATGCTTACCAGAACGGAGCATTACAAGTTGCTGAAAAGATATTTGAGTTCAAGCCGGAAACCAGCGTGGTCCGTTTATCCCTAAAACCGATTGATCTACCTGAACGCTATAGCTCACACCCGAATTTTGAACTAGCTTGGCAAAATATGCAAATGACAGCTGGTGGCAATGTTGTATTTAGACGAGCCTTTTTCCTCGCTTGCGGAGGCTTTCCACAACATCAACTTTTTAGAGAACTTGGTGGAGAAGATGGGGCTTTAGGAATTGCTACTACTCAAATAAGTTCTGTTGCTACAGCATTTAATGATGTAGGTGTATTACATTACTGCCGAGATGGTATGCATGCCGAAAGGTTACTCAATACTATTTTATTCAATGAAAAGGATCCAAAAGTCACTGAAGAGAAAATTGCACAAGCAAATCGTGTTACCGACACTATTTGTCATCAAATACAAACTCTTAACCAATGCCTAAATAGTCAAAACATTGGTATCAAACCCTATAATTTAGAGTGGTCCTAACATTATCTCACTACTGATTTACAAAATTTTAGCTAGAAATAACCGCTTGTGGTTAAGAAATGAATACAAGCGGTCTATTTTCATGATAATTTTACAAAATCCAAAAACATCCCTCAAAACAAAAACCCCAAGCCTATCGCTAAGCTTGGGGTCGATTTTACTTATTTGCCTCTCGGCTGAATAATGCCCTGATGTTGCCCTACTCTCACATGCGGAATCCACACACTACCATCGGCGTCACTGCGTTTCACTTCTGAGTTCGGTATGGATTCAGGTGGCACCACAGCACTATCGACATCAGGAAAATCTTCGATGATTCAGACTTTCTTCGTCTTTACTTTTGTCTTTCTAAATTGTTTTGTTTGTTCTTTACTTTCTTCGGCTTTTGCCTTTAATTCGAAACAAGCTGTTTATTCTGAGTTGATTTGTTTAGTTTCTTTTGTTTAGTTTCTTCGCTTTCTGTCAAAAACACTTGAGCGTTGTATAGTTAAGCCTCTCGGGCAATTAGTATAGGTTAGCTCAACGGCTCACACCGCTTACACACCCTACCTATCTACGTCTTAGTCTTAAACAACCCTTACCAACTTATAGTCGGGGAGAACTCATCTCAAGGCAAGTTTCGTGCTTAGATGCTTTCAGCACTTATCTCTTCCGCACTTAGCTACCCGGCAATGCGTCTGGCGACACAACCGGAACACCAGGGGTGCGTCCACTCCGGTCCTCTCGTACTAGGAGCAGCCCCTCTCAATTCTCCAACGCCCACGGCAGATAGGGACCGAACTGTCTCACGACGTTCTAAACCCAGCTCGCGTACCACTTTAAATGGCGAACAGCCATACCCTTGGGACCTACTTCAGCCCCAGGATGTGATGAGCCGACATCGAGGTGCCAAACACCGCCGTCGATATGAACTCTTGGGCGGTATCAGCCTGTTATCCCCGGAGTACCTTTTATCCGTTGAGCGATGGCCCTTCCATTCAGAACCACCGGATCACTATGACCTGCTTTCGCACCTGCTCGACTTGTCTGTCTCGCAGTTAAGCTTGCTTATACCATTGCACTAACCTCACGATGTCCGACCGTGATTAGCAAACCTTCGTGCTCCTCCGTTACTCTTTGGGAGGAGACCGCCCCAGTCAAACTACCCACCAGACACTGTCCGAACACCCGATTAGGGCGCCTCGTTAGAACATCAAACGTTAAAGGGTGGTATTTCAAGGACGCCTCCACACAAACTAGCGTTCATGCTTCAAAGGCTCCCACCTATCCTACACATCAAAATTCAATGTTCAGTGTCAAGCTATAGTAAAGGTTCACGGGGTCTTTCCGTCTAGCCGCGGGTACACCGCATCTTCACGGCGATTTCAATTTCACTGAGTCTCGGGTGGAGACAGCCTGGCCATCATTATGCCATTCGTGCAGGTCGGAACTTACCCGACAAGGAATTTCGCTACCTTAGGACCGTTATAGTTACGGCCGCCGTTTACTGGGGCTTCGATCAGGAGCTTCTCTTTCGATAACACCATCAATTAACCTTCCAGCACCGGGCAGGCATCACACCCTATACGTCCACTTTCGTGTTTGCAGAGTGCTGTGTTTTTAATAAACAGTTGCAGCCAGCTGGTATCTTCGACCGGTTCAACCTTCGTGTGCAAGACACTACAATCTACGCCGGCGCACCTTCTCCCGAAGTTACGGTGCTATTTTGCCTAGTTCCTTCACCCGAGTTCTCTCAAGCGCCTGAGTATTCTCTACCTGACCACCTGTGTCGGTTTATAGTACGGT comes from Mannheimia granulomatis and encodes:
- a CDS encoding DUF1523 family protein, producing the protein MRAILKYFLILVSLSFFIVIGGAVNYAMPSYEDTVVTGMEVRRMDKDGIISKSNPADGEVRDVYFLFTEEPETKKVMVYRNEDTGWGLPPYFKFGSADIQAKAQAYANEKQRVQIKYYGWRINWLNEFRNIVSIKPLAEAETVSKPIMTYVLYAILAFLFFLSVQLIRGIFKD
- the lpxH gene encoding UDP-2,3-diacylglucosamine diphosphatase; protein product: MIYYFIADLHLNENQPEITQHFLQFMQKKAPLAKAVYILGDLFDFWIGDDEESELISQVKTAIKTLTTSGVKCYFICGNRDFLIGKRFSQQTGIEILPDYQLLDLFGKQTLLCHGDTLCIDDIKYQKFRKKVHQKWRQALFLSLPLSWRINIARKIRAKSQQEKQHKSAYIMDVNPQFTADIMGKFNAVQLIHGHTHRQAIHKEQNFTRIVLGDWKKDYASILEVSEQGTKFI
- a CDS encoding glycosyltransferase family 2 protein produces the protein MIDVIIPCYNAEATLVRAVQSALNQPELNLIWLVDDSSTDNTLALAQHLQAQVPNKIQVEQMPRNGGVAKARNWGALQSEAEFIAFLDADDAYQNGALQVAEKIFEFKPETSVVRLSLKPIDLPERYSSHPNFELAWQNMQMTAGGNVVFRRAFFLACGGFPQHQLFRELGGEDGALGIATTQISSVATAFNDVGVLHYCRDGMHAERLLNTILFNEKDPKVTEEKIAQANRVTDTICHQIQTLNQCLNSQNIGIKPYNLEWS